The Candidatus Cloacimonadota bacterium genome includes a region encoding these proteins:
- a CDS encoding Mu transposase C-terminal domain-containing protein, translating into MPILIVLRKTKLCKPEVPMYPYNGRPTEEFLRDYNLKLRELQELIESLGMNLQLKPGGRCVVVPATSKNTETIDKSHLINYSQQYNANLIDSEDSETTETAYETYEDYLDFERKLALIHEAKDSDIVVDFSAEFLDLAPIIEEKLMFKEEAQLYGRFCQEVIRILNGASSKTIAWKQITKDYNNSKLVAELRYKKGPRKERALREWLRNYYDNKMDMYALLHKSKGQYKDRKITYQEQQYLLHLLLNPNRIKIGSAIVNLKQMSRNGIIESQANERTLRRWCEEWAARHPAEWYQARDGSKFVSENLIKSIMRDDSTLEVGQVWVADGHTLSFDILNPQTGRAQRMTMIMVMDWASRYPVGASLAFTEDSQHILTAFRNGFINCAQIADNNSGTMAVLPKYVYLDNGKAFRAKLFHERWEEHDLNKELGGIFPRLNIGVRFAESYNAKAKIIERFFKTFQEQFERFITTFRGASIDDKPSILHRNEVWAKKLYTGKPPTIEETMQMIAFYVRFCYGETPHTSLNRRTPYEVFSAARIAESRQIEISRLNFLMMAMERKNIRAEGIRLDKKVYWHRELVNHVGQPCIIRFDYSDARWIVVYDKNDVFICQAALRKAQHPFIEVSMDKAVSHKELNKEYNEIKGLRREKERNAKKWVVNSQKAVDKILSNSTTKQEKLEDHGARAIFNSPPMLEAPPKDSDEIIEEMTRKAMLRLPKHPDMLSPEERVKLETEEKERLAKEEIERIIDQEIKESFDRIGLDYQGSNVDTPISWKTAFSKTAREYYKSTDQDSNGDVGILISTASVPEPDATKPVREQTDNSEPIEDTNTLTHSELLTDNQQQQTDVDKEPKPFAHLSRAELLKRIGITN; encoded by the coding sequence ATGCCAATACTGATTGTACTGAGAAAGACCAAGCTCTGCAAACCGGAGGTTCCGATGTATCCCTATAATGGCAGACCAACCGAGGAGTTCCTCAGGGACTATAACCTCAAGCTGAGGGAATTGCAGGAACTGATCGAAAGCCTAGGGATGAACCTTCAACTCAAACCCGGTGGAAGATGTGTGGTAGTGCCAGCTACAAGTAAGAATACTGAGACAATAGATAAGAGCCACTTGATCAACTACAGTCAGCAGTATAATGCCAACTTGATAGACTCAGAAGATTCCGAGACGACCGAAACTGCCTATGAGACCTACGAGGACTATCTGGACTTCGAACGTAAACTCGCTCTGATCCATGAAGCCAAAGACAGTGATATCGTAGTCGACTTCTCAGCTGAGTTTCTTGATCTTGCTCCTATAATAGAAGAGAAGCTAATGTTCAAGGAAGAAGCTCAACTCTATGGGAGATTCTGCCAGGAGGTAATCCGTATCCTGAATGGTGCTTCCTCCAAGACCATCGCCTGGAAGCAAATCACCAAAGACTATAATAACAGCAAGCTGGTGGCAGAACTGCGCTACAAGAAAGGACCCCGCAAAGAACGAGCGCTGCGGGAGTGGTTACGCAACTACTATGACAACAAGATGGATATGTATGCTCTGCTCCATAAGAGTAAGGGGCAATACAAAGACCGGAAGATCACTTATCAGGAACAACAATATTTGCTTCATCTACTGCTCAATCCCAATCGCATCAAGATCGGTTCTGCCATCGTTAACCTCAAACAGATGAGCAGAAACGGGATTATTGAATCTCAGGCCAATGAACGCACGCTCAGACGCTGGTGCGAGGAATGGGCTGCCAGGCATCCGGCTGAGTGGTATCAGGCCAGAGATGGCAGCAAGTTTGTCTCAGAGAATCTCATCAAGAGCATTATGAGAGATGACAGCACTCTGGAAGTGGGACAGGTCTGGGTGGCTGATGGACATACCCTCTCCTTCGATATTCTCAATCCTCAGACCGGCAGAGCCCAACGCATGACGATGATCATGGTGATGGATTGGGCAAGCCGATATCCTGTGGGAGCATCACTTGCCTTTACCGAAGATAGCCAGCATATCCTGACAGCCTTCCGCAATGGCTTTATCAACTGCGCTCAGATCGCCGATAACAATAGCGGAACGATGGCGGTGCTACCCAAGTATGTCTATCTGGATAATGGCAAGGCCTTCCGAGCCAAGCTCTTTCACGAACGCTGGGAGGAGCATGACCTGAACAAGGAACTGGGTGGTATCTTCCCCCGGCTTAATATCGGAGTGAGGTTCGCCGAGAGCTACAATGCCAAAGCCAAGATCATCGAGAGGTTCTTCAAGACCTTCCAGGAGCAGTTTGAGCGGTTCATAACTACCTTCCGAGGAGCCTCGATTGACGATAAGCCCTCTATCCTCCACAGAAATGAAGTCTGGGCTAAGAAACTCTATACCGGTAAACCACCCACCATTGAAGAGACGATGCAGATGATCGCCTTCTACGTACGCTTCTGTTATGGCGAGACACCGCATACCTCTCTTAATAGACGCACCCCTTATGAGGTATTCAGTGCTGCCAGAATAGCGGAGAGCCGCCAAATCGAGATCTCCAGGCTCAACTTCCTGATGATGGCGATGGAACGCAAGAATATCCGCGCGGAGGGCATCAGGTTGGATAAGAAGGTCTACTGGCACCGGGAACTGGTTAATCATGTGGGACAGCCCTGTATCATCAGGTTCGATTACAGCGATGCCAGGTGGATCGTAGTCTATGACAAGAACGATGTCTTCATCTGCCAGGCAGCACTCCGTAAGGCACAGCATCCCTTCATTGAAGTCTCGATGGACAAGGCAGTATCGCATAAGGAACTGAATAAAGAATACAATGAGATCAAGGGCTTAAGACGAGAGAAAGAACGCAATGCCAAGAAGTGGGTGGTGAACTCACAGAAAGCAGTTGATAAAATCTTGAGCAACTCCACAACCAAGCAAGAGAAGCTTGAGGATCATGGTGCCAGAGCAATCTTCAACAGTCCTCCCATGCTGGAAGCACCACCCAAGGATAGCGATGAGATCATCGAAGAGATGACCAGAAAGGCGATGCTGAGATTGCCGAAACATCCTGATATGCTGAGTCCTGAAGAGCGAGTAAAACTTGAAACCGAGGAGAAAGAGAGACTGGCGAAAGAAGAGATTGAACGGATAATTGATCAGGAGATCAAAGAATCATTCGATAGGATCGGACTCGATTATCAAGGTAGCAACGTTGATACACCGATATCCTGGAAGACTGCCTTCAGCAAGACAGCAAGAGAGTATTATAAATCGACTGATCAAGACTCGAATGGAGATGTAGGAATATTGATTAGTACGGCTTCCGTACCAGAACCAGATGCTACTAAACCAGTAAGAGAACAAACTGATAATAGTGAGCCTATTGAGGATACCAATACCCTCACTCATTCAGAGTTACTAACAGATAACCAACAACAACAAACCGATGTAGATAAGGAGCCAAAACCATTCGCACACCTCTCCAGAGCAGAACTTCTCAAACGAATCGGGATAACCAATTAG
- a CDS encoding ATP-binding protein, producing the protein MKQGTLVRTQNVIAADKCIEYLVNRPKLEMVGLGLLYGRPGLGKTTYASRIAFSKGYVYLRLEATTTPKAFASKLLLALYKRFGMGEYIPYGTANDLFMLCLTTLEDHKDTIIVVDEIDYAFRHPQLLGAIRDIVDVTTAIVILVGMQNAKDKLNQINEYYFDRCNFFYEFQDLPKRDVAQLCIEILEIKFHPDIVDYVHFHSCGNVRKAMKLIRSVEEIGRYKNLEVISQADLDD; encoded by the coding sequence ATGAAACAGGGAACACTAGTCAGGACACAGAACGTTATCGCAGCGGATAAATGCATAGAATACCTAGTAAATCGACCCAAACTGGAGATGGTCGGGCTTGGCTTGCTGTATGGCAGACCAGGCTTGGGAAAGACCACTTATGCCAGTCGGATTGCCTTCAGTAAAGGTTATGTCTATCTCAGACTGGAAGCCACTACCACACCCAAAGCCTTTGCCTCCAAGCTGCTCTTAGCTTTATACAAGAGATTTGGCATGGGAGAATACATACCATACGGTACAGCCAATGACCTCTTTATGCTATGCTTAACGACCTTAGAGGATCACAAGGATACGATCATAGTTGTTGATGAAATAGACTACGCCTTCCGGCATCCCCAGCTCTTGGGTGCAATCAGGGATATAGTGGATGTGACCACAGCGATTGTCATCCTGGTCGGGATGCAGAATGCCAAGGACAAGCTCAACCAGATCAACGAGTATTACTTCGACAGATGCAACTTCTTCTATGAGTTCCAAGACCTGCCCAAGAGGGACGTAGCCCAGTTATGTATTGAGATCCTGGAAATCAAGTTCCATCCAGACATTGTCGACTATGTCCACTTCCACTCCTGTGGCAATGTCCGAAAAGCCATGAAACTTATCCGCTCAGTGGAAGAGATAGGTAGATACAAGAATCTTGAAGTAATATCCCAAGCAGATCTGGATGATTGA